GCGGAACCAGGCAGCCTCTTGCACGACCTCTTCGTGCTCCTGACCGTGTCCGGCCTCGCTGAGCGGCACTGCGAGCTCGTTCGGGATCGAGGCGAGCGTGTCGGCCATCGTCGGGTCGGCGGTGATCGCTGTGACCCAGTGCTGGATGCGCGAGGGGGCGATCGCGCCGCGTGCCACGGCATCCTCGACCTTGGCGCGCACCTGACGGGTCTGCTCGGCGGCCGCGATGACCTTGCCCTGCTCTGCGTCGTGGCGGAGCTGTGCGAGTGCGGTCGGGTCGAGCCCTGCGGCGGCTGCGACCTGCTCGGGGGTCGGTTCCGGCGCGGTGACCAGTTCCTCGACGGCCGCGAGCACGGTATCGACCGCGGCGTCGGCGGGCAGGGCTAGTGCCTCGAGCAGTGCGGTCCATGTGGCTTCGGGAACGGTGGTGTCAGCCATTCGTGTTCTCCTTCGGGGTGTCGAGTTGCGTTACGGCAGCGATGATTTCGTCTTTGTCGAGCGCGTCGGCATCGATGCCTCTCTTCTGCGCGTAGGCCGCCCACACGGCTTTCGTGGCCGCCGTCTTCGGGCGATCGAGCGCCGGGGGCGTCGAGGTGACGTTCGGGATGGACGTGCCCTCGGTAGTGCCGGGTTCGCCTGCCGAGAGCGGTTCGTCCTGAACCCCTGTTGCCGCGTCGAGGTCGCCTGCATCGTGCAGGTCTCCTGCGGGCTCGAACACGCCGAGGTGCTCGAATTCGGCGACGATGCTGTCGTCGATGTCGACGGTCTGGCCGTGTGTCGCCAGGCGCGCGGTGCCGTCCTCGGTCCACGAGAACAGTGCGTGTGCGATGGTCACCAGGGCCATGGCTCAGCCTGCCAATCCGACGAGCTTCTTCACCGCATAGGGCCTTTCGAGCGCGAACGCGGGGACTGCGAAGCCCTGGACCCACTTCGAGCGGATCGAGCGGTCGTCCCAGGTGTCGACGGTCAGGGGGAACTCGAATCCGACCGTTCCGGCCTGTCCCTTCTGCAGGGCGTAGCCGATGCCCGGCGTCAGGCGCGGTGTCGAGAAGATGCCCGCGGTCAGTCCGGCCGACTTGAGCACGTCGTCGAGGTTCTCGCCGTAGGCGACCTTGAGTGCGCGCTCCTGGTTCGGGTGCAGCACCAGCAGGTCGTTCTGCACGCCGAGTTCCTGCAGGTCGTTCGCGAGCTGTGCGTCGGCGAAGTCAGCGGCGGGCCGTGCTGCGTTCGGCGTCAGGTTTGCCTCGGGTCCGGTGGTGATCACGGTGTTCCAGTTATGCCCGGCGATGGTGTTCTCGGCACCGATACCTGCATCGACGACGGCCAGAGCCGAATCGTTCAACTTTCGGACGATTGTGTTCGTGAGCTGCGTCGTCTGCTGGTCCAAGTAACTCGCGTCGTTGCGCTTGACCCGCTCGTCGGAGATCGAGAATTTCCCTCCCCAATCCTCGGGCTTTGCCAGCTTCGACTCGGGGTCGACGCCCTCGACGATGGCGTATTCGGTCTCGGGAACGCGCTGCTCGATCGGCTTCGACGTGTAAAAGTCGCTGGCCTTGATTACCGAATAAAGCAGGCCGCCGCCTTCGACGGGAGCCCCGAGAGAAGTGAAGAACTTGTCGAGCACGAGCTGCGGATCGGCCAGCGCGGCAATGCGATTGCGGATGACGCTCTGCTGCTTGAGCGCGACGTCGACGGTGAGCCGACGCCCGTTCAGTTCGGGAATGAGGGAGTTTGCCATGGGTGAATTCCTTTCAGTACAAGCTGATTTCGGCGTCAGCGCCGGATGCGGCACCTGTTACTGCAAACCCGACCGCGATGCCGGAGGTCTTGGTGACGACCTGGCCTGCAGCACCGACCTCGACCTCGGCGTTGGCGGCGATCGTGCCCGCTGCACGGATGAGCACCACCCGTGATGCGCCTCGGCTGACGGCAACGAGTTCACCGGATCCGGCGTCCTCCTTGGCCACACCGAATGCGCGGGCTGCGGCTGGCGCGGGAGCTACGGCGATGTTGCCGCCTACTCGGTTGCCGCTGACGGCGACGAGTCGCTTCGCCAGGACGGCCGAGGTGGCACGGACGGTGACATCGGCACCGGGCTGGTAGACGGAGACGTTCATGTGTTGTCCTTCCGAGATTC
The nucleotide sequence above comes from Rhodococcoides fascians A25f. Encoded proteins:
- a CDS encoding capsid cement protein, which produces MNVSVYQPGADVTVRATSAVLAKRLVAVSGNRVGGNIAVAPAPAAARAFGVAKEDAGSGELVAVSRGASRVVLIRAAGTIAANAEVEVGAAGQVVTKTSGIAVGFAVTGAASGADAEISLY
- a CDS encoding major capsid protein — encoded protein: MANSLIPELNGRRLTVDVALKQQSVIRNRIAALADPQLVLDKFFTSLGAPVEGGGLLYSVIKASDFYTSKPIEQRVPETEYAIVEGVDPESKLAKPEDWGGKFSISDERVKRNDASYLDQQTTQLTNTIVRKLNDSALAVVDAGIGAENTIAGHNWNTVITTGPEANLTPNAARPAADFADAQLANDLQELGVQNDLLVLHPNQERALKVAYGENLDDVLKSAGLTAGIFSTPRLTPGIGYALQKGQAGTVGFEFPLTVDTWDDRSIRSKWVQGFAVPAFALERPYAVKKLVGLAG